The Euphorbia lathyris chromosome 3, ddEupLath1.1, whole genome shotgun sequence genome contains a region encoding:
- the LOC136224693 gene encoding serine carboxypeptidase-like 51: protein MEKLFLLLLLHSFLFLFFLLQQGTLTAAKYQDQSEDWGYVEVRPKAHMFWWLYRSPYRVENPAKPWPIILWLQGGPGASGVGIGNFEEVGPLDLNLKPRNSTWLKLADLLFVDNPVGTGYSFVEETNLFVKTDVEAAADLTTLLQNLFNKNDAIQKSPLYIVAESYGGKYAVTLGLSALKAIQSGKLKAQLGGVVLGDTWISPEDFVFSWGPLLKDVSRIDDNGLQKANELAEVIKQQISDGKYESATNTWSQLEGEISSTSNSVDFYNFLLDSGMDPVSMITEEKTRIKRYMNYLSSSSRNSGGINAINSLMNGAIKNKLKIIPPNISWGGQSDYVFSNLAGDFMKPRISEVDELLAKGVNVTVYNGQLDLICATKGTEAWIKKLKWEGLSEFLKMERTPLYCGVDIVTRGFIKSYKNLHFYWILKAGHFVPVDQPCIALNMVGAITQSPAAATSSSIAFSAYNKR from the exons ATGGaaaagctatttcttcttcttctccttcattCTTTTCTGTTCTTGTTTTTTCTGCTTCAACAAGGAACACTCACAGCTGCCAAATACCAGGATCAATCTGAAGATTGGGGTTATGTTGAAGTCAGACCCA aaGCACACATGTTTTGGTGGCTGTATAGAAGTCCATACAGAGTTGAAAATCCAGCAAAGCCATGGCCAATCATTCTTTGGTTGCAGGGTGGACCT ggAGCATCTGGTGTTGGTATAGGAAATTTTGAAGAGGTTGGACCACTTGATCTTAATCTAAAACCCAGAAACTCAACATGGTTGAAATTGGCTGATCTCCTATTTGTG GATAATCCAGTAGGTACAGGATACAGTTTTGTGGAGGAAACAAATTTATTTGTAAAAACAGATGTAGAAGCAGCAGCTGATTTAACAACATTATTACAAAATTTATTTAACAAAAATGATGCTATACAAAAAAGTCCTTTATATATAGTAGCAGAGTCTTATGGTGGAAAATATGCTGTAACTCTTGGATTATCCGCTTTAAAAGCTATACAATCTGGGAAATTGAAGGCTCAACTTGgag GAGTTGTATTGGGTGATACTTGGATCTCACCAGAAGATTTTGtg ttctcaTGGGGTCCTCTTCTCAAAGATGTCTCAAGGATTGATGACAATGGCCTACAAAAAGCAAACGA atTAGCGGAGGTAATTAAGCAGCAAATCAGCGACGGAAAGTATGAATCTGCGACGAATACTTGGTCGCAATTGGAAGGGGAAATTAGCAGTACCAGCAACTCAgtg gatttttataattttttattggaTTCGGGAATGGATCCAGTATCAATGATAACAGAAGAAAAAACGAGGATAAAGAGATATATGAATTACTTGAGTTCTTCATCTCGAAATAGTGGTGGTATTAATGCTATTAATTCCTTAATGAATGGTGCTATTAAAAATAAGCTCAAGATTATCCCTCCTAATATCTC ATGGGGAGGGCAATCAGATTATGTGTTCAGTAATTTAGCAGGTGATTTTATGAAACCAAGGATTAGTGAG GTCGATGAGCTCCTGGCTAAAGGGGTCAACGTCACTGTATATAATGGACag CTTGATTTGATTTGTGCAACCAAGGGGACTGAAGCATGGATTAAAAAACTCAA gtGGGAAGGGCTTAGTGAATTTTTGAAGATGGAAAGAACACCATTGTACTGTGGTGTTGATATAGTGACAAGAGGATTCATCAAATCGTACAAGAATCTACACTTTTATTGGATTCTTAAAGCTGGCCATTTC GTACCAGTAGACCAACCCTGTATAGCATTAAACATGGTAGGGGCAATCACACAGTCACCAGCTGCAGCAACTTCTTCATCTATTGCTTTTTCTGCTTACAATAAAAGATAA